CGTAGCCTCCGTCGAAACTGGTGACATCGGCGTCGGTTTGCTTGAAGATGGCGTTTTCTTTGCTGGCAAGGGTCAGGTCGCATACAACGTGCAGGCTGTGTCCGCCCCCGACGGCCCAACCGGGTACGACGGCAATGACTACTTTGGGCATAAAGCGAATGAGGCGTTGCACTTCGAGGATGTTCAGGCGGTGCATACCGTCGTCGCCTACATATCCCTGGTGGCCGCGCGCGCGCTGGTCACCTCCGCTGCAAAACGACCAAATGCCGTCTTTTGAGGAAGGCCCTTCGGCTGACAAGAGCACCACGCCTATAGACGTATCTTCCTGTGCATCATAGAATGCCTGGTACAGTTCGCTGGTGGTTTTCGGACGGAAAGCATTGCGCACATCCGGGCGGTTGAACGCGATGCGGGCCACGCCGTTGCATTTCTTATAGGTGATGTCTTCGAATTCTTTTACCGTGCGCCAGTCGATACTCGCCATTTTATGATTATTTTAGTCCAAAAATAAGCCAATTATTTGGATTTTTGCGCTGCTTACAAACCCGTTTCCC
This genomic interval from Flavobacterium sp. HJ-32-4 contains the following:
- a CDS encoding 1,4-dihydroxy-2-naphthoyl-CoA synthase, with the translated sequence MASIDWRTVKEFEDITYKKCNGVARIAFNRPDVRNAFRPKTTSELYQAFYDAQEDTSIGVVLLSAEGPSSKDGIWSFCSGGDQRARGHQGYVGDDGMHRLNILEVQRLIRFMPKVVIAVVPGWAVGGGHSLHVVCDLTLASKENAIFKQTDADVTSFDGGYGSAYLAKMVGQKKAREIFFLGRNYSADDAYEMGMVNAVIPHAELEDTAYEWAQEILAKSPTSIKMLKFAMNLTDDGMVGQQVFAGEATRLAYMTDEAKEGRNAFLEKRKPNFGENKWIP